A stretch of Ipomoea triloba cultivar NCNSP0323 chromosome 13, ASM357664v1 DNA encodes these proteins:
- the LOC116002828 gene encoding probable transcription factor At1g61730, with protein MAKTRSELKKSVAAAEEEEEEDSSTDNEGSESDSESEQTQTQMQIAKSPPAAATKVTEASSTQAKTQAASSSETDSDSESESERPAPIVKPTDQPRESAQTKPRKSGAEAKRPAPAADREVTESKRQKRNPESAVEISEIKPSEEDSKKQLFQRLWSEDDEIGLLEGMIEYTEKENADPHTDLDAFHEFIRNSLHFTVSKHQLQNKMKRMRRNYINNAGKGKSFSKPHEQKTYQLSSEIWGKEDEKIEDNNQVRIVHALMACNGSLKEEKINKNSTKKAPVVQDAIETPKAYAAAASSGWMNGVKRMEGENIGRFNLQWPFMEKNKGIVISEEKRKEIEKKRKAVVVAELDLFLKELDLIQEQAKATLDAMKK; from the coding sequence ATGGCTAAAACTCGATCTGAACTCAAGAAATCCGTAGCagcagcagaagaagaagaagaagaagattcttCAACAGACAATGAAGGTTCGGAATCCGACTCAGAATCGGAGCAAACCCAAACTCAAATGCAGATTGCCAAAAGTCCACCCGCGGCGGCAACGAAGGTCACCGAAGCATCATCTACGCAAGCCAAAACTCAGGCCGCTTCGTCGTCTGAGACTGATTCCGATTCCGAGTCCGAGTCTGAAAGACCCGCCCCTATTGTTAAACCCACGGATCAACCACGAGAATCCGCCCAAACCAAGCCGAGAAAATCCGGTGCCGAAGCTAAACGCCCGGCCCCTGCTGCGGACAGAGAAGTCACAGAATCGAAGAGGCAGAAGCGAAATCCAGAATCCGCGGTAGAAATCTCTGAGATTAAACCATCGGAAGAAGACTCGAAGAAACAGCTATTCCAGAGATTGTGGAGCGAAGACGATGAAATAGGTCTTCTGGAGGGAATGATCGAGTACACGGAGAAGGAGAATGCCGATCCGCATACCGACTTGGACGCGTTTCACGAGTTCATACGAAATTCTCTGCATTTCACAGTGAGCAAACACCAGCTGCAAAATAAGATGAAGCGGATGAGGAGAAACTACATAAACAACGCCGGAAAGGGGAAGTCATTCTCGAAACCTCACGAGCAAAAAACCTATCAACTGTCCAGTGAAATATGGGGGAAGGAGGATGAGAAAATCGAGGATAACAACCAAGTAAGAATTGTTCACGCTCTGATGGCCTGCAATGGAAGtctcaaagaagaaaaaatcaataaaaattcgACGAAGAAAGCTCCGGTTGTTCAGGACGCTATTGAAACGCCTAAGGCTTATGCCGCTGCTGCTTCGAGTGGATGGATGAATGGCGTGAAGAGAATGGAGGGTGAGAACATCGGCAGATTTAATTTACAGTGGCCATTTATGGAGAAGAACAAGGGTATTGTGATCAGTGAGGAGAAGAGAAAGGAGATTGAGAAGAAGCGGAAAGCTGTGGTGGTAGCTGAGCTCGATCTGTTCTTGAAGGAGCTAGATCTGATTCAAGAACAAGCGAAGGCGACTTTGGACGCCATGAAGAAGTAG